A genomic segment from Candidatus Baltobacteraceae bacterium encodes:
- a CDS encoding S8 family serine peptidase: MATSDAAYPACPAQTRKRGELRCFAWVRRDLHPLDDGRHGVPGGVGYGPRDLASAYGLDQSQGVGQTVAIVDAYRYYTAVSDLISYRKAAGLPPCTITNGCLRIVNQEGVRNPLPPLAPPYQMGWLIEQALDLEVVSAVCPRCKIILVEANTSAFSDLLSAVHTALKLSRIVSMSFGAPEKEAGRLSLLPASGYALVASAGDSGGGLRGGGPSAPCVWTSIICVGGTMLTHKANKWTSVVWNDEQVNECGGPCGATGSGCSLVVAKPSWQHDAGCAMRSEADISADASIRTPFAVYSSVIPGTATHPGFHWGGVAGTSLAAPMIAAMIGLAGNAYHLHGAQEIWENHESLTSVEVGTNVYLPVTGACASSVRYICIARQGYDGPAGWGSPSGTSDL; the protein is encoded by the coding sequence ATGGCGACCTCGGACGCGGCATACCCCGCATGTCCGGCGCAAACGCGCAAGCGTGGTGAGTTGCGCTGCTTTGCATGGGTCCGCCGAGATTTGCATCCGCTCGATGACGGGCGCCATGGAGTACCGGGCGGCGTCGGGTACGGGCCGCGCGATTTGGCGTCGGCGTACGGTCTCGATCAGAGCCAGGGCGTGGGTCAGACCGTCGCAATCGTCGACGCTTATCGGTACTACACGGCGGTCTCCGACCTGATATCCTATCGCAAAGCCGCCGGATTGCCGCCGTGCACGATCACGAACGGATGCCTGCGCATCGTCAATCAAGAAGGCGTGAGAAACCCCTTACCCCCGCTTGCGCCGCCGTATCAAATGGGCTGGCTCATCGAGCAGGCGCTAGATCTCGAAGTGGTCTCGGCCGTCTGTCCGCGATGCAAGATCATCCTTGTCGAAGCGAACACCTCAGCTTTTTCCGACTTGCTCTCCGCCGTCCATACGGCTTTAAAGCTATCGAGGATCGTGAGCATGTCGTTCGGCGCACCGGAAAAGGAAGCGGGAAGACTCTCGCTATTACCCGCATCCGGATACGCCCTCGTTGCGAGCGCCGGCGATTCCGGAGGCGGACTCCGCGGCGGCGGCCCGTCGGCCCCATGCGTGTGGACCTCCATTATTTGCGTCGGCGGCACGATGCTCACCCATAAAGCAAACAAATGGACGAGCGTCGTCTGGAACGACGAGCAAGTCAACGAGTGCGGCGGGCCGTGCGGTGCTACCGGAAGCGGATGCAGCCTGGTCGTCGCCAAGCCGAGCTGGCAACACGACGCCGGATGCGCGATGCGTTCGGAAGCCGACATTTCGGCCGATGCCAGCATCCGAACGCCGTTTGCCGTCTACAGTTCGGTGATCCCCGGGACGGCGACGCATCCCGGGTTCCATTGGGGGGGCGTCGCCGGAACGAGCCTCGCCGCACCTATGATCGCCGCAATGATTGGGCTGGCGGGGAACGCGTATCACTTGCACGGCGCACAGGAAATCTGGGAGAATCACGAGTCGCTCACCAGCGTCGAAGTTGGAACGAACGTGTATCTACCGGTAACGGGCGCGTGCGCGTCGAGCGTGCGCTACATCTGCATTGCTAGGCAAGGCTACGACGGACCGGCCGGCTGGGGAAGTCCTAGCGGAACGAGCGATCTTTAA
- a CDS encoding cytochrome c — MIRGIIVGVVLAAAVLLFGGYFGIERGLMPANADAKPSRFETWAAKTSLRATIKRGAPTTPNPLPLDDANLVAGIKLYGENCIVCHGAADAAASNVAMGLYQHAPQLGKHGVEDDPDGETYWKVDHGIRLTGMPAFGPMLQERQLWQLTLFLKHMDHLSPAADKAWKALKNPAALAPARRAQTGD, encoded by the coding sequence ATGATACGCGGAATTATTGTCGGCGTGGTGCTGGCCGCAGCCGTGCTGCTCTTCGGGGGCTATTTCGGCATCGAGCGCGGACTCATGCCGGCCAACGCCGACGCCAAGCCGTCGCGATTCGAAACGTGGGCGGCCAAGACGTCGCTGCGCGCGACCATTAAGCGCGGTGCCCCCACGACACCCAACCCGTTACCGCTCGACGACGCGAACCTCGTTGCCGGCATCAAGCTCTATGGCGAGAACTGCATCGTCTGTCATGGCGCGGCTGACGCGGCGGCGTCCAACGTCGCCATGGGTCTGTATCAGCACGCGCCGCAACTCGGCAAGCACGGGGTGGAAGACGACCCCGACGGCGAGACGTACTGGAAGGTCGATCACGGGATTCGCCTGACGGGAATGCCGGCCTTCGGCCCGATGTTGCAAGAGCGCCAGCTGTGGCAGCTGACGCTCTTCCTCAAACACATGGACCATCTCTCACCGGCGGCGGACAAGGCCTGGAAGGCCCTCAAGAATCCCGCCGCGCTCGCGCCCGCTCGGCGTGCGCAGACCGGCGACTAG
- a CDS encoding DUF4010 domain-containing protein, translated as MTIAGVGAERLALLLGLSLFFGFAFEEFYSGQLPRHPGGVRTFPLLALAGGALFLLEPHYGAAFTAGLLVVGSWIYAYVRHDLSTEDHGEGTFIVPISGVLAYVLGPIALTQPLWVSVGIAVAAVLLLGGKQTLHDWAHRVSDQEVLTAGKFLILVGVVLPLLEGLPAIPHTKITPFGIWLAVVAVSTISYVSYLLATYVFPQRGTMFGAVLGGLYSSTATTVVLARRSRDEKMTSEIEAGIIAATAMMYLRILVVCVLFNASLGAKLAPPMLVLAVLSAAFAAVRSRGETKTVATSRPPNPLQLGTALIFAALFVLIAYIVGYVQANLGSSGVYGLAAVVGVTDIDPFVLSIAQNQTAALSLTTAASAILIAASSNNVLKAVYTVAFSRQRESWIPASVLGLLAAAGLGAAFLAVR; from the coding sequence GTGACGATTGCCGGAGTCGGCGCCGAACGCTTGGCGCTGCTGCTCGGGTTGTCGCTCTTTTTCGGGTTCGCGTTCGAAGAGTTCTACTCCGGACAACTTCCGCGTCATCCCGGCGGCGTTCGGACGTTTCCGCTGCTGGCGCTTGCCGGCGGCGCGCTCTTTCTCCTCGAGCCGCACTACGGCGCCGCCTTTACCGCGGGACTTCTCGTCGTCGGCTCGTGGATTTACGCCTACGTCCGGCACGACTTGTCGACGGAAGATCACGGCGAGGGAACGTTCATCGTGCCGATTTCCGGCGTGCTCGCCTACGTGCTGGGACCGATTGCGCTGACGCAGCCGCTGTGGGTCTCGGTCGGTATCGCCGTTGCAGCCGTCTTATTGCTGGGCGGAAAGCAAACGTTGCACGATTGGGCGCACCGCGTCTCCGATCAGGAAGTCCTCACCGCCGGCAAGTTTCTCATCTTAGTCGGCGTCGTGCTGCCGCTGCTCGAGGGATTACCGGCGATTCCGCACACGAAAATTACGCCGTTCGGTATTTGGCTTGCCGTGGTCGCCGTGTCGACGATTTCCTACGTGAGCTACTTGTTGGCGACGTACGTCTTTCCGCAGCGCGGAACGATGTTTGGAGCGGTTCTCGGCGGCCTGTACTCGTCGACGGCGACGACCGTCGTTTTGGCGCGGCGTTCGCGCGACGAGAAGATGACGTCCGAAATCGAAGCCGGCATCATCGCTGCGACGGCGATGATGTATCTGCGCATACTCGTCGTGTGCGTACTCTTCAATGCGTCGTTGGGCGCAAAACTCGCCCCGCCGATGCTCGTGCTGGCGGTGCTGAGCGCGGCGTTTGCAGCGGTGCGTTCGCGCGGCGAAACGAAAACGGTCGCTACGTCACGCCCGCCCAACCCGCTGCAGCTGGGAACGGCGTTGATCTTTGCGGCGCTCTTCGTCCTGATCGCGTACATCGTCGGTTACGTGCAGGCTAATCTCGGGAGCAGCGGTGTTTACGGTTTGGCCGCCGTCGTCGGCGTTACCGATATCGATCCGTTCGTGCTCAGCATCGCGCAAAACCAAACGGCGGCGCTCTCGTTGACGACCGCGGCGAGCGCCATTCTCATCGCCGCGTCGTCGAACAACGTGCTCAAAGCGGTCTACACCGTTGCGTTCTCGCGGCAACGCGAGAGCTGGATTCCGGCGTCGGTGCTCGGTCTGCTCGCGGCCGCCGGTCTCGGCGCCGCATTTCTCGCGGTACGCTGA
- a CDS encoding Crp/Fnr family transcriptional regulator: protein MIETRRVARRVWRVSMTPRAAAGEVKRHPLIAHFESCAAFSSLDDAALEELATAAILLSGRRGEMLVDENEHWPFVGMVIEGMVARAKGGEDLRERILYAIFPNELFGVAEYFDRGLENARIVAFSKTARIVKLPWKLLDDIAERHPELTRSLGVILAQRLRHVNDTLSAQGSQPIISRIAGVLLPYAVPERGLAPAVTSLASITQSQIAAAAGTVKEVAARAIADLESRGALRRERGHIRYLDRNRLLELIREQS from the coding sequence TTGATCGAGACGCGCCGCGTCGCGCGCCGGGTTTGGCGCGTCAGCATGACGCCTCGTGCCGCGGCAGGCGAAGTCAAGCGCCACCCTCTGATCGCGCATTTTGAATCGTGCGCGGCATTTTCGTCCCTCGACGATGCCGCGCTCGAGGAGCTGGCGACCGCCGCGATTCTGCTGAGCGGGCGCCGCGGTGAAATGCTCGTCGACGAAAACGAGCATTGGCCGTTCGTCGGCATGGTGATCGAAGGGATGGTCGCTCGTGCCAAGGGCGGCGAAGATCTGCGCGAGCGGATCTTGTACGCGATTTTTCCCAACGAACTTTTCGGGGTTGCCGAGTACTTCGATCGCGGGTTGGAAAACGCACGCATCGTCGCGTTTTCGAAGACCGCCCGCATCGTGAAGCTTCCGTGGAAGTTGCTCGACGACATCGCGGAGCGCCATCCGGAGCTCACGCGGTCGCTTGGCGTGATCTTGGCGCAGCGTCTGCGCCACGTCAACGATACGCTCTCCGCGCAAGGGTCGCAGCCGATTATCTCGCGCATCGCCGGCGTGCTGCTGCCGTATGCGGTGCCCGAGCGCGGTCTGGCGCCTGCGGTGACGTCGCTGGCATCGATCACGCAGTCGCAGATCGCGGCCGCGGCCGGTACGGTTAAGGAAGTGGCGGCGCGCGCTATCGCCGACTTGGAGTCGCGCGGCGCGCTTCGCCGCGAGCGCGGCCACATTCGATATCTGGATCGCAATCGGCTTCTGGAGCTCATTCGAGAACAATCGTGA